Proteins co-encoded in one Opisthocomus hoazin isolate bOpiHoa1 chromosome 9, bOpiHoa1.hap1, whole genome shotgun sequence genomic window:
- the PRKAG3 gene encoding 5'-AMP-activated protein kinase subunit gamma-3 isoform X2 yields the protein MERLPGPAAPQVAPLDAAARPEEEGFPEPPGPREEGEEEEEDRRRSRRPVTFTLGNEMLGLGPGPESELQSPDAEVYMHFMRSHCCYDAIPTSCKLVVFDISLEIKKAFVALVANGVRAAPLWDSKTQSFVGMLTITDFINILHRYYRSPLVQIYEVEEHKIETWREVYLQGSFKPLVCISPSNSLFDAVYSLIKHKIHRLPVIEPISGNVLHILTHKRILKFLHIFGSTIPKPRFLKKTVQELCIGTFRDVAVVPETAPVYTALEIFVDRRVSALPVINDAGQVVGLYSRFDVIHLAAQKTYNNLDISVREALRQRTICLEGVLTCYPHETMEDIIDRIAKEQVHRLVLVDENQYPRGIISLSDILQALVLTPAGRRRPPPLCSYPLPDTGSPTCCHLPAPATHLYPSQAGPRGQRRLGLGSCSAGCPGIDRSSL from the exons ATGGagcggctccccggccccgccgcgccccag GTGGCACCGCTGGATGCCGCTGCCCGTCCCGAGGAGGAAG GGTTCCCTGAGcccccgggccccagggaggagggggaggaggaggaagaggacaggCGGAGGAGCAGGAGACCCGTCACCTTCACGCTGGGCAATGAGATGCTGGGGCTGGGCCCAGGCCCGGAGAGCGAGCTGCAGAGCCCTGACGCCGAGGTCTACATGCACTTCATGAGGAGCCACTGCTGCTACGATgccatccccaccagctgcaaGCTCGTCGTCTTCGACATCTCCCTGGAG ATCAAGAAAGCCTTCGTGGCACTGGTGGCCAACGGAGTGCGCGCCGCCCCGCTCTGGGACAGCAAGACGCAGAGCTTTGTGG GGATGCTCACCATCACCGACTTCATCAACATCCTCCACCGCTACTACCGCTCGCCCCTG GTTCAGATCTACGAGGTGGAGGAGCACAAGATCGAGACCTGGAGAG AGGTGTACCTGCAGGGCTCCTTCAAGCCGCTGGTCTGCATCTCCCCGAGCAATAG CCTCTTCGACGCCGTCTACTCcctgatcaagcacaagatccACCGCCTGCCTGTCATCGAGCCCATCTCGGGCAACGTCCTGCACATCCTGACGCACAAGCGCATCCTCAAGTTCCTCCACATCTTC ggctCCACCATCCCCAAGCCACGCTTCCTGAAGAAAACGGTGCAGGAGCTGTGTATCGGCACCTTCCGCGACGTGGCTGTCGTGCCCGAGACAGCCCCTGTCTACACTGCCCTGGAGATCTTTGTGGACCGCCGTGTCTCTGCCCTGCCTGTCATCAACGATGCCG GGCAAGTGGTCGGCCTCTACTCCCGGTTCGATGTCATT cacctggcagcccagaagaccTACAACAACCTGGACATCAGTGTGCGGGAAGCGCTGCGGCAGCGCACCATCTGCCTGGAGGGGGTCCTCACCTGCTACCCCCACGAAACCATGGAGGACATCATCGATCGCATCGCCAAGGAGCAG GTCCATCGCCTGGTTCTGGTGGACGAGAACCAGTACCCGCGGGGCATCATCTCCCTCTCTGACATCCTCCAGGCCCTTGTGCTCACTCCCGCAG GTAGGCGCCGTCCCCCACCACTGTGCTCTTATCCCCTCCCTGACACTGGGTCACCCACCTGTTgtcacctccctgctccagccaccCATCTCTACCCCAGCCAAGCAGGCCCCAGGGGacagaggaggctggggctggggtcctgCAGTGCTGGGTGCCCAG GCATCGATAGATCCTCGCTCTGA
- the PRKAG3 gene encoding 5'-AMP-activated protein kinase subunit gamma-3 isoform X4: MERLPGPAAPQVAPLDAAARPEEEGFPEPPGPREEGEEEEEDRRRSRRPVTFTLGNEMLGLGPGPESELQSPDAEVYMHFMRSHCCYDAIPTSCKLVVFDISLEIKKAFVALVANGVRAAPLWDSKTQSFVGMLTITDFINILHRYYRSPLVQIYEVEEHKIETWREVYLQGSFKPLVCISPSNSLFDAVYSLIKHKIHRLPVIEPISGNVLHILTHKRILKFLHIFGSTIPKPRFLKKTVQELCIGTFRDVAVVPETAPVYTALEIFVDRRVSALPVINDAGQVVGLYSRFDVIHLAAQKTYNNLDISVREALRQRTICLEGVLTCYPHETMEDIIDRIAKEQVHRLVLVDENQYPRGIISLSDILQALVLTPAGIDRSSL, from the exons ATGGagcggctccccggccccgccgcgccccag GTGGCACCGCTGGATGCCGCTGCCCGTCCCGAGGAGGAAG GGTTCCCTGAGcccccgggccccagggaggagggggaggaggaggaagaggacaggCGGAGGAGCAGGAGACCCGTCACCTTCACGCTGGGCAATGAGATGCTGGGGCTGGGCCCAGGCCCGGAGAGCGAGCTGCAGAGCCCTGACGCCGAGGTCTACATGCACTTCATGAGGAGCCACTGCTGCTACGATgccatccccaccagctgcaaGCTCGTCGTCTTCGACATCTCCCTGGAG ATCAAGAAAGCCTTCGTGGCACTGGTGGCCAACGGAGTGCGCGCCGCCCCGCTCTGGGACAGCAAGACGCAGAGCTTTGTGG GGATGCTCACCATCACCGACTTCATCAACATCCTCCACCGCTACTACCGCTCGCCCCTG GTTCAGATCTACGAGGTGGAGGAGCACAAGATCGAGACCTGGAGAG AGGTGTACCTGCAGGGCTCCTTCAAGCCGCTGGTCTGCATCTCCCCGAGCAATAG CCTCTTCGACGCCGTCTACTCcctgatcaagcacaagatccACCGCCTGCCTGTCATCGAGCCCATCTCGGGCAACGTCCTGCACATCCTGACGCACAAGCGCATCCTCAAGTTCCTCCACATCTTC ggctCCACCATCCCCAAGCCACGCTTCCTGAAGAAAACGGTGCAGGAGCTGTGTATCGGCACCTTCCGCGACGTGGCTGTCGTGCCCGAGACAGCCCCTGTCTACACTGCCCTGGAGATCTTTGTGGACCGCCGTGTCTCTGCCCTGCCTGTCATCAACGATGCCG GGCAAGTGGTCGGCCTCTACTCCCGGTTCGATGTCATT cacctggcagcccagaagaccTACAACAACCTGGACATCAGTGTGCGGGAAGCGCTGCGGCAGCGCACCATCTGCCTGGAGGGGGTCCTCACCTGCTACCCCCACGAAACCATGGAGGACATCATCGATCGCATCGCCAAGGAGCAG GTCCATCGCCTGGTTCTGGTGGACGAGAACCAGTACCCGCGGGGCATCATCTCCCTCTCTGACATCCTCCAGGCCCTTGTGCTCACTCCCGCAG GCATCGATAGATCCTCGCTCTGA
- the PRKAG3 gene encoding 5'-AMP-activated protein kinase subunit gamma-3 isoform X3, with translation MERLPGPAAPQVAPLDAAARPEEEGFPEPPGPREEGEEEEEDRRRSRRPVTFTLGNEMLGLGPGPESELQSPDAEVYMHFMRSHCCYDAIPTSCKLVVFDISLEIKKAFVALVANGVRAAPLWDSKTQSFVGMLTITDFINILHRYYRSPLVQIYEVEEHKIETWREVYLQGSFKPLVCISPSNSLFDAVYSLIKHKIHRLPVIEPISGNVLHILTHKRILKFLHIFGKWSASTPGSMSFTWQPRRPTTTWTSVCGKRCGSAPSAWRGSSPATPTKPWRTSSIASPRSRSIAWFWWTRTSTRGASSPSLTSSRPLCSLPQASIDPRSEDTREVLSSRLPRESLAWPWGCGRSLGPGGSPPGGPACLLWSWGSSRLGGQILPASPRQGVGKRGPGDASC, from the exons ATGGagcggctccccggccccgccgcgccccag GTGGCACCGCTGGATGCCGCTGCCCGTCCCGAGGAGGAAG GGTTCCCTGAGcccccgggccccagggaggagggggaggaggaggaagaggacaggCGGAGGAGCAGGAGACCCGTCACCTTCACGCTGGGCAATGAGATGCTGGGGCTGGGCCCAGGCCCGGAGAGCGAGCTGCAGAGCCCTGACGCCGAGGTCTACATGCACTTCATGAGGAGCCACTGCTGCTACGATgccatccccaccagctgcaaGCTCGTCGTCTTCGACATCTCCCTGGAG ATCAAGAAAGCCTTCGTGGCACTGGTGGCCAACGGAGTGCGCGCCGCCCCGCTCTGGGACAGCAAGACGCAGAGCTTTGTGG GGATGCTCACCATCACCGACTTCATCAACATCCTCCACCGCTACTACCGCTCGCCCCTG GTTCAGATCTACGAGGTGGAGGAGCACAAGATCGAGACCTGGAGAG AGGTGTACCTGCAGGGCTCCTTCAAGCCGCTGGTCTGCATCTCCCCGAGCAATAG CCTCTTCGACGCCGTCTACTCcctgatcaagcacaagatccACCGCCTGCCTGTCATCGAGCCCATCTCGGGCAACGTCCTGCACATCCTGACGCACAAGCGCATCCTCAAGTTCCTCCACATCTTC GGCAAGTGGTCGGCCTCTACTCCCGGTTCGATGTCATT cacctggcagcccagaagaccTACAACAACCTGGACATCAGTGTGCGGGAAGCGCTGCGGCAGCGCACCATCTGCCTGGAGGGGGTCCTCACCTGCTACCCCCACGAAACCATGGAGGACATCATCGATCGCATCGCCAAGGAGCAG GTCCATCGCCTGGTTCTGGTGGACGAGAACCAGTACCCGCGGGGCATCATCTCCCTCTCTGACATCCTCCAGGCCCTTGTGCTCACTCCCGCAG GCATCGATAGATCCTCGCTCTGAAGACACCAGGGAAGTGCTGTCGTCTCGTCTGCCTCGGGAGTCTCTTGCGTGGCCCTGGGGCTGTGGAAGGAGTCTCGGCCCCGGAGGGTCTCCACCGGGAgggcctgcctgcctgctctggTCCTGGGGCTCATCTCGACTCGGGGGCCAGATCCTGCCGGCCTCGCCAAGGCAGGGAGTGGGGAAAAGGGGGCCTGGGGATGCCTCCTGCTAG
- the PRKAG3 gene encoding 5'-AMP-activated protein kinase subunit gamma-3 isoform X1: MERLPGPAAPQVAPLDAAARPEEEGFPEPPGPREEGEEEEEDRRRSRRPVTFTLGNEMLGLGPGPESELQSPDAEVYMHFMRSHCCYDAIPTSCKLVVFDISLEIKKAFVALVANGVRAAPLWDSKTQSFVGMLTITDFINILHRYYRSPLVQIYEVEEHKIETWREVYLQGSFKPLVCISPSNSLFDAVYSLIKHKIHRLPVIEPISGNVLHILTHKRILKFLHIFGKWSASTPGSMSFTWQPRRPTTTWTSVCGKRCGSAPSAWRGSSPATPTKPWRTSSIASPRSRSIAWFWWTRTSTRGASSPSLTSSRPLCSLPQVGAVPHHCALIPSLTLGHPPVVTSLLQPPISTPAKQAPGDRGGWGWGPAVLGAQASIDPRSEDTREVLSSRLPRESLAWPWGCGRSLGPGGSPPGGPACLLWSWGSSRLGGQILPASPRQGVGKRGPGDASC, from the exons ATGGagcggctccccggccccgccgcgccccag GTGGCACCGCTGGATGCCGCTGCCCGTCCCGAGGAGGAAG GGTTCCCTGAGcccccgggccccagggaggagggggaggaggaggaagaggacaggCGGAGGAGCAGGAGACCCGTCACCTTCACGCTGGGCAATGAGATGCTGGGGCTGGGCCCAGGCCCGGAGAGCGAGCTGCAGAGCCCTGACGCCGAGGTCTACATGCACTTCATGAGGAGCCACTGCTGCTACGATgccatccccaccagctgcaaGCTCGTCGTCTTCGACATCTCCCTGGAG ATCAAGAAAGCCTTCGTGGCACTGGTGGCCAACGGAGTGCGCGCCGCCCCGCTCTGGGACAGCAAGACGCAGAGCTTTGTGG GGATGCTCACCATCACCGACTTCATCAACATCCTCCACCGCTACTACCGCTCGCCCCTG GTTCAGATCTACGAGGTGGAGGAGCACAAGATCGAGACCTGGAGAG AGGTGTACCTGCAGGGCTCCTTCAAGCCGCTGGTCTGCATCTCCCCGAGCAATAG CCTCTTCGACGCCGTCTACTCcctgatcaagcacaagatccACCGCCTGCCTGTCATCGAGCCCATCTCGGGCAACGTCCTGCACATCCTGACGCACAAGCGCATCCTCAAGTTCCTCCACATCTTC GGCAAGTGGTCGGCCTCTACTCCCGGTTCGATGTCATT cacctggcagcccagaagaccTACAACAACCTGGACATCAGTGTGCGGGAAGCGCTGCGGCAGCGCACCATCTGCCTGGAGGGGGTCCTCACCTGCTACCCCCACGAAACCATGGAGGACATCATCGATCGCATCGCCAAGGAGCAG GTCCATCGCCTGGTTCTGGTGGACGAGAACCAGTACCCGCGGGGCATCATCTCCCTCTCTGACATCCTCCAGGCCCTTGTGCTCACTCCCGCAG GTAGGCGCCGTCCCCCACCACTGTGCTCTTATCCCCTCCCTGACACTGGGTCACCCACCTGTTgtcacctccctgctccagccaccCATCTCTACCCCAGCCAAGCAGGCCCCAGGGGacagaggaggctggggctggggtcctgCAGTGCTGGGTGCCCAG GCATCGATAGATCCTCGCTCTGAAGACACCAGGGAAGTGCTGTCGTCTCGTCTGCCTCGGGAGTCTCTTGCGTGGCCCTGGGGCTGTGGAAGGAGTCTCGGCCCCGGAGGGTCTCCACCGGGAgggcctgcctgcctgctctggTCCTGGGGCTCATCTCGACTCGGGGGCCAGATCCTGCCGGCCTCGCCAAGGCAGGGAGTGGGGAAAAGGGGGCCTGGGGATGCCTCCTGCTAG
- the PRKAG3 gene encoding 5'-AMP-activated protein kinase subunit gamma-3 isoform X6, translated as MERLPGPAAPQVAPLDAAARPEEEGFPEPPGPREEGEEEEEDRRRSRRPVTFTLGNEMLGLGPGPESELQSPDAEVYMHFMRSHCCYDAIPTSCKLVVFDISLEIKKAFVALVANGVRAAPLWDSKTQSFVGMLTITDFINILHRYYRSPLVQIYEVEEHKIETWREVYLQGSFKPLVCISPSNSLFDAVYSLIKHKIHRLPVIEPISGNVLHILTHKRILKFLHIFGKWSASTPGSMSFTWQPRRPTTTWTSVCGKRCGSAPSAWRGSSPATPTKPWRTSSIASPRSRSIAWFWWTRTSTRGASSPSLTSSRPLCSLPQVSMLLTLSPRRSIFLHLHPPFLSTSGIDRSSL; from the exons ATGGagcggctccccggccccgccgcgccccag GTGGCACCGCTGGATGCCGCTGCCCGTCCCGAGGAGGAAG GGTTCCCTGAGcccccgggccccagggaggagggggaggaggaggaagaggacaggCGGAGGAGCAGGAGACCCGTCACCTTCACGCTGGGCAATGAGATGCTGGGGCTGGGCCCAGGCCCGGAGAGCGAGCTGCAGAGCCCTGACGCCGAGGTCTACATGCACTTCATGAGGAGCCACTGCTGCTACGATgccatccccaccagctgcaaGCTCGTCGTCTTCGACATCTCCCTGGAG ATCAAGAAAGCCTTCGTGGCACTGGTGGCCAACGGAGTGCGCGCCGCCCCGCTCTGGGACAGCAAGACGCAGAGCTTTGTGG GGATGCTCACCATCACCGACTTCATCAACATCCTCCACCGCTACTACCGCTCGCCCCTG GTTCAGATCTACGAGGTGGAGGAGCACAAGATCGAGACCTGGAGAG AGGTGTACCTGCAGGGCTCCTTCAAGCCGCTGGTCTGCATCTCCCCGAGCAATAG CCTCTTCGACGCCGTCTACTCcctgatcaagcacaagatccACCGCCTGCCTGTCATCGAGCCCATCTCGGGCAACGTCCTGCACATCCTGACGCACAAGCGCATCCTCAAGTTCCTCCACATCTTC GGCAAGTGGTCGGCCTCTACTCCCGGTTCGATGTCATT cacctggcagcccagaagaccTACAACAACCTGGACATCAGTGTGCGGGAAGCGCTGCGGCAGCGCACCATCTGCCTGGAGGGGGTCCTCACCTGCTACCCCCACGAAACCATGGAGGACATCATCGATCGCATCGCCAAGGAGCAG GTCCATCGCCTGGTTCTGGTGGACGAGAACCAGTACCCGCGGGGCATCATCTCCCTCTCTGACATCCTCCAGGCCCTTGTGCTCACTCCCGCAGGTATCGATGCTCTTAACTCTTAGTCCGCGACGCTCCATCTTTCTCCACTTGCACCCTCCATTTCTCTCCACTTCAG GCATCGATAGATCCTCGCTCTGA
- the PRKAG3 gene encoding 5'-AMP-activated protein kinase subunit gamma-3 isoform X5 has translation MERLPGPAAPQVAPLDAAARPEEEGFPEPPGPREEGEEEEEDRRRSRRPVTFTLGNEMLGLGPGPESELQSPDAEVYMHFMRSHCCYDAIPTSCKLVVFDISLEIKKAFVALVANGVRAAPLWDSKTQSFVGMLTITDFINILHRYYRSPLVQIYEVEEHKIETWREVYLQGSFKPLVCISPSNSLFDAVYSLIKHKIHRLPVIEPISGNVLHILTHKRILKFLHIFGSTIPKPRFLKKTVQELCIGTFRDVAVVPETAPVYTALEIFVDRRVSALPVINDAGQVVGLYSRFDVIHLAAQKTYNNLDISVREALRQRTICLEGVLTCYPHETMEDIIDRIAKEQVSMLLTLSPRRSIFLHLHPPFLSTSGIDRSSL, from the exons ATGGagcggctccccggccccgccgcgccccag GTGGCACCGCTGGATGCCGCTGCCCGTCCCGAGGAGGAAG GGTTCCCTGAGcccccgggccccagggaggagggggaggaggaggaagaggacaggCGGAGGAGCAGGAGACCCGTCACCTTCACGCTGGGCAATGAGATGCTGGGGCTGGGCCCAGGCCCGGAGAGCGAGCTGCAGAGCCCTGACGCCGAGGTCTACATGCACTTCATGAGGAGCCACTGCTGCTACGATgccatccccaccagctgcaaGCTCGTCGTCTTCGACATCTCCCTGGAG ATCAAGAAAGCCTTCGTGGCACTGGTGGCCAACGGAGTGCGCGCCGCCCCGCTCTGGGACAGCAAGACGCAGAGCTTTGTGG GGATGCTCACCATCACCGACTTCATCAACATCCTCCACCGCTACTACCGCTCGCCCCTG GTTCAGATCTACGAGGTGGAGGAGCACAAGATCGAGACCTGGAGAG AGGTGTACCTGCAGGGCTCCTTCAAGCCGCTGGTCTGCATCTCCCCGAGCAATAG CCTCTTCGACGCCGTCTACTCcctgatcaagcacaagatccACCGCCTGCCTGTCATCGAGCCCATCTCGGGCAACGTCCTGCACATCCTGACGCACAAGCGCATCCTCAAGTTCCTCCACATCTTC ggctCCACCATCCCCAAGCCACGCTTCCTGAAGAAAACGGTGCAGGAGCTGTGTATCGGCACCTTCCGCGACGTGGCTGTCGTGCCCGAGACAGCCCCTGTCTACACTGCCCTGGAGATCTTTGTGGACCGCCGTGTCTCTGCCCTGCCTGTCATCAACGATGCCG GGCAAGTGGTCGGCCTCTACTCCCGGTTCGATGTCATT cacctggcagcccagaagaccTACAACAACCTGGACATCAGTGTGCGGGAAGCGCTGCGGCAGCGCACCATCTGCCTGGAGGGGGTCCTCACCTGCTACCCCCACGAAACCATGGAGGACATCATCGATCGCATCGCCAAGGAGCAG GTATCGATGCTCTTAACTCTTAGTCCGCGACGCTCCATCTTTCTCCACTTGCACCCTCCATTTCTCTCCACTTCAG GCATCGATAGATCCTCGCTCTGA
- the CYP27A1 gene encoding sterol 26-hydroxylase, mitochondrial isoform X1, translated as MLGCRCRYPVAAPAPPPAPPPVPPPAPPPSSRCLPSPPRPVRCRRSMAGPSGGARRALLPLLPRPRPPPPRSSPEPPRRTGGSAAAAAGPARLKGPEELPGPGLLRTFVWLFLRGYLLHTHRLQLMSRRIYGPIWKSTFGHYENINIGSPVVLEQLLRQEGKYPMRSDMALWKEHRDTRRLPYGPFTEEGERWYRLRQVLNKRLLKPSEAVLYADAIGEVVSDLMVRLRDERSRSPSGVLVGDVANLLYRFTLEGISYILFETRIGCLKQQVPAETQRFIDSINLMFKNSIFATVLPRWSRKVLPFWDRYLDSWDTIFAFGKTLIDRKMEELEGQVERGKEVSGYLSYLLASGRLSLDEVYGSVAELLLAGVDTTSNTLCWALYHLSRDPGIQETLYQELKAVVPADRFPGAEDIPKMPMLRAIIKETLRVYPVVPTNARVFYEKDIVIGDYFFPKNTLFVLAHYAMSHDETYFPEPERFLPQRWLRGHGSPHHPFSSIPFGYGVRACVGRRIAELEMHLALARIIQAFEVRPDPRGVEVTSVSRIVLVANKPINLEFIARPGAP; from the exons ATGCTCGGTTGCCGCTGCCGGTACCCGGTTGccgcccccgcaccgccccccgcaCCGCCTCCggtgccgccccccgcccccccaccctcctcccggtgcctcccctccccgccccgtcccgtccgcTGCCGACGGAGCATGGCGGGCCCGAGCGGTGGGGCCCGGCgggcgctgctgccgctgctcccgcgcccccgcccgccgccgccccgcagcagcccggagccgccgcgcaggACCGGGGgttcggcggcggcggcggcggggccggcgcggctgAAGGGACCGGAggagctgccggggccggggctgctccggACTTTCGTCTGGCTGTTCCTGCGGGGCTACCTGCTGCACACGCACCGGCTCCAG CTGATGTCCCGGCGCATTTACGGCCCCATCTGGAAGTCAACCTTTGGGCATTATGAGAACATCAACATCGGGAGCCCGGtggtgctggagcagctgctaCGGCAGGAGGGCAAATACCCCATGCGGAGCGACATGGCCCTGTGGAAGGAGCACCGGGACACCCGGCGCCTGCCCTACGGACCCTTCACCGA GGAAGGGGAGCGCTGGTACCGCCTGCGCCAGGTCCTCAACAAGCGGCTGCTGAAGCCCTCGGAGGCGGTGCTGTACGCGGACGCCATCGGGGAGGTGGTGTCGGACCTGATGGTGAGGCTGCGGGACGAGCGGAGCCGCAGCCCCtcaggggtgctggtgggggacgTGGCCAACCTGCTGTACCGCTTCACCCTGGAAG GGATCTCCTACATCCTCTTCGAGACCCGGATCGGGTGCCTGAAGCAGCAGGTCCCCGCTGAGACCCAGCGCTTCATCGACTCCATCAACCTCATGTTCAAGAACTCCATCTTCGCCACTGTCCTGCCCCGATGGAGCCGTAAGGTGCTGCCCTTCTGGGACCGCTACCTGGAcagctgggacaccatcttcGCCTTTG gCAAGACCCTGATTGACCGAAagatggaggagctggaggggcaGGTGGAGCGGGGCAAGGAGGTGTCCGGCTACCTGAGCTACCTGCTGGCCAGCGGCAGGCTCAGCCTGGACGAGGTCTATGGCAGCgtggctgagctgctgctggctggtgtGGACACG ACCTCCAACACGCTGTGTTGGGCCCTGTACCACCTCTCCCGGGACCCGGGCATCCAGGAGACCCTGTACCAGGAGCTGAAAGCCGTTGTGCCTGCCGACCGGTTTCCTGGTGCTGAGGATATCCCCAAGATGCCAATGCTTCGGGCCATTATCAAGGAGACGCTGAG GGTCTACCCTGTGGTGCCCACCAATGCCAGGGTCTTCTATGAGAAGGACATTGTCATCGGAGACTATTTCTTCCCCAAGAAT ACCCTCTTCGTCCTGGCGCACTACGCGATGTCCCATGACGAGACCTACTTCCCCGAGCCCGAGCGGTTCCTGCCCCAGCGCTGGCTCCGGGGTCACGGCTCCCCTCACCACCCCTTCAGCTCCATTCCCTTCGGCTACGGGGTCCGTGCCTGTGTTGGCCGCCGCATCGCCGAGCTGGAGATGCACCTGGCCCTTGCCAGG ATCATCCAGGCGTTCGAGGTGCGGCCGGACCCCCGCGGCGTGGAGGTGACATCTGTGTCCCGCATCGTCCTGGTGGCCAACAAGCCCATCAACCTGGAGTTCATCGCTCGCCCAGGGGCCCCCTGA
- the CYP27A1 gene encoding sterol 26-hydroxylase, mitochondrial isoform X2, with protein sequence MCQPVPGVSAWCAQCWCLETPAQAVSRALQGWCQLVGSELMSRRIYGPIWKSTFGHYENINIGSPVVLEQLLRQEGKYPMRSDMALWKEHRDTRRLPYGPFTEEGERWYRLRQVLNKRLLKPSEAVLYADAIGEVVSDLMVRLRDERSRSPSGVLVGDVANLLYRFTLEGISYILFETRIGCLKQQVPAETQRFIDSINLMFKNSIFATVLPRWSRKVLPFWDRYLDSWDTIFAFGKTLIDRKMEELEGQVERGKEVSGYLSYLLASGRLSLDEVYGSVAELLLAGVDTTSNTLCWALYHLSRDPGIQETLYQELKAVVPADRFPGAEDIPKMPMLRAIIKETLRVYPVVPTNARVFYEKDIVIGDYFFPKNTLFVLAHYAMSHDETYFPEPERFLPQRWLRGHGSPHHPFSSIPFGYGVRACVGRRIAELEMHLALARIIQAFEVRPDPRGVEVTSVSRIVLVANKPINLEFIARPGAP encoded by the exons ATGTGCCAGCCTGTGCCAGGGGTCAGTGCCTGGTGTGCTCAGTGCTGGTGCCTGGAGACACCCGCCCAAGCTGTCAGCAGAGCACTTCAAGGATGGTGCCAGCTGGTGGGATCAGAG CTGATGTCCCGGCGCATTTACGGCCCCATCTGGAAGTCAACCTTTGGGCATTATGAGAACATCAACATCGGGAGCCCGGtggtgctggagcagctgctaCGGCAGGAGGGCAAATACCCCATGCGGAGCGACATGGCCCTGTGGAAGGAGCACCGGGACACCCGGCGCCTGCCCTACGGACCCTTCACCGA GGAAGGGGAGCGCTGGTACCGCCTGCGCCAGGTCCTCAACAAGCGGCTGCTGAAGCCCTCGGAGGCGGTGCTGTACGCGGACGCCATCGGGGAGGTGGTGTCGGACCTGATGGTGAGGCTGCGGGACGAGCGGAGCCGCAGCCCCtcaggggtgctggtgggggacgTGGCCAACCTGCTGTACCGCTTCACCCTGGAAG GGATCTCCTACATCCTCTTCGAGACCCGGATCGGGTGCCTGAAGCAGCAGGTCCCCGCTGAGACCCAGCGCTTCATCGACTCCATCAACCTCATGTTCAAGAACTCCATCTTCGCCACTGTCCTGCCCCGATGGAGCCGTAAGGTGCTGCCCTTCTGGGACCGCTACCTGGAcagctgggacaccatcttcGCCTTTG gCAAGACCCTGATTGACCGAAagatggaggagctggaggggcaGGTGGAGCGGGGCAAGGAGGTGTCCGGCTACCTGAGCTACCTGCTGGCCAGCGGCAGGCTCAGCCTGGACGAGGTCTATGGCAGCgtggctgagctgctgctggctggtgtGGACACG ACCTCCAACACGCTGTGTTGGGCCCTGTACCACCTCTCCCGGGACCCGGGCATCCAGGAGACCCTGTACCAGGAGCTGAAAGCCGTTGTGCCTGCCGACCGGTTTCCTGGTGCTGAGGATATCCCCAAGATGCCAATGCTTCGGGCCATTATCAAGGAGACGCTGAG GGTCTACCCTGTGGTGCCCACCAATGCCAGGGTCTTCTATGAGAAGGACATTGTCATCGGAGACTATTTCTTCCCCAAGAAT ACCCTCTTCGTCCTGGCGCACTACGCGATGTCCCATGACGAGACCTACTTCCCCGAGCCCGAGCGGTTCCTGCCCCAGCGCTGGCTCCGGGGTCACGGCTCCCCTCACCACCCCTTCAGCTCCATTCCCTTCGGCTACGGGGTCCGTGCCTGTGTTGGCCGCCGCATCGCCGAGCTGGAGATGCACCTGGCCCTTGCCAGG ATCATCCAGGCGTTCGAGGTGCGGCCGGACCCCCGCGGCGTGGAGGTGACATCTGTGTCCCGCATCGTCCTGGTGGCCAACAAGCCCATCAACCTGGAGTTCATCGCTCGCCCAGGGGCCCCCTGA